A window of Longispora fulva contains these coding sequences:
- a CDS encoding DUF6084 family protein has product MSDLSFACVDARPEPHGVAPTLLFTLRIGESTGVRVHTLALRCQLRIEPRGRHYAPAETELLNDVFGEPARWGETLLPLQFAQSSTLVAGFADTTDVTLAVPVTYDFDVAAAKYFHALDDGEIPLLFLFSGTVFTTGPGGLSVEQVPWHHEARYRLPVAVWRDLMDRYFPGEGWIRLRRDTLSALQNYRSRAALTGWDETVETLLGEHEGAAP; this is encoded by the coding sequence ATGAGCGACCTGTCCTTCGCCTGCGTCGACGCCCGGCCCGAGCCCCACGGCGTGGCGCCCACGCTCCTGTTCACCCTGCGGATCGGCGAGTCCACCGGCGTCCGGGTGCACACCCTGGCCCTGCGCTGCCAGCTGCGGATCGAACCCCGGGGCCGGCACTACGCCCCGGCCGAGACGGAACTGCTCAACGACGTGTTCGGCGAGCCGGCCCGGTGGGGCGAGACCCTCCTACCGCTCCAGTTCGCCCAGAGCTCGACCCTGGTCGCCGGCTTCGCTGACACCACGGACGTGACCCTGGCCGTGCCGGTGACCTACGACTTCGACGTCGCCGCCGCCAAGTACTTCCACGCCCTCGACGACGGGGAGATCCCGCTGTTGTTCCTGTTCAGCGGCACGGTGTTCACCACCGGCCCGGGCGGTCTGTCCGTGGAGCAGGTCCCGTGGCACCACGAGGCCCGCTACCGGCTGCCGGTCGCCGTCTGGCGCGACCTGATGGACCGGTACTTCCCCGGCGAGGGCTGGATCCGGCTGCGCCGCGACACGCTCAGCGCCCTGCAGAACTACCGGTCCCGGGCGGCGCTGACCGGCTGGGACGAGACCGTGGAGACCCTGCTGGGCGAACACGAGGGAGCCGCGCCGTGA
- a CDS encoding DUF5947 family protein, with amino-acid sequence MTTGLRRFRAPLPATPRVERCEMCARTLLAGHPHVVDTENRGLLCACPDCASLFALEGAAGGRYRRVPDRYVRAAGFVLTDADWEVLRIPVRMAFFFRNSALGRPVAFYPSPAGATESLLDVDSWDRVLAANPHLPPAADDVEAVLVRRTADGFECFLVPIDACYRLVGLVRTHWKGFDGGTEAWAAIDTFFTDLRARSRVVGTG; translated from the coding sequence ATGACCACGGGACTACGCCGGTTCCGCGCGCCCCTGCCGGCGACGCCCCGGGTGGAACGCTGCGAGATGTGCGCCAGGACCCTGCTCGCCGGGCACCCGCACGTCGTGGACACCGAGAACCGGGGCCTGCTGTGCGCCTGCCCGGACTGCGCCTCGCTGTTCGCGCTGGAGGGCGCGGCGGGCGGCCGGTACCGCAGGGTGCCCGACCGGTACGTGCGCGCCGCCGGTTTCGTGCTCACCGACGCGGACTGGGAGGTGCTGCGGATCCCCGTCCGGATGGCGTTCTTCTTCCGCAACTCCGCGCTGGGCCGCCCGGTCGCGTTCTACCCGAGCCCGGCCGGCGCGACGGAGTCCCTGCTGGACGTGGACTCCTGGGACCGGGTGCTGGCCGCCAACCCGCACCTGCCGCCGGCCGCCGACGACGTGGAGGCCGTCCTGGTCCGCCGGACCGCCGACGGGTTCGAGTGCTTCCTGGTCCCGATCGACGCGTGCTACCGCCTCGTCGGCCTGGTCCGCACGCACTGGAAGGGCTTCGACGGTGGCACCGAGGCGTGGGCGGCGATCGACACCTTCTTCACCGACCTGCGCGCCCGCAGCCGGGTGGTGGGCACCGGATGA
- a CDS encoding NifU family protein, whose protein sequence is MTYDVGATGTRIERLVAESTDPARADELVRLLVGLYGEALTRIAAVARDTGVLERLAADPVVSELLVVHDLHPRDTTQRVTAALEEVRPYLGSHAGGVELLGVDDDGVVRLRLEGTCHGCPSSTVTATTAIETAVRRAAPEVTRVDVEGTVAPPPVGGNLLQIQPTPGYVAARLPDLPLSGLECPVPGARP, encoded by the coding sequence GTGACCTATGACGTCGGGGCCACCGGTACCCGGATCGAGCGGCTGGTCGCCGAAAGCACCGACCCGGCGCGCGCCGACGAGCTGGTCCGCCTGCTCGTCGGCCTCTACGGCGAGGCCCTGACCCGGATCGCCGCCGTGGCCCGCGACACCGGGGTCCTGGAACGGCTCGCCGCCGACCCCGTGGTGTCCGAACTGCTCGTCGTGCACGACCTGCACCCGCGGGACACGACGCAGCGGGTAACGGCCGCCCTGGAGGAGGTCCGGCCCTACCTCGGCTCGCACGCCGGGGGCGTGGAACTCCTCGGCGTGGACGACGACGGCGTGGTCCGGCTCCGGCTGGAAGGCACCTGCCACGGCTGCCCGTCGTCCACGGTCACCGCGACGACGGCGATCGAGACAGCGGTGCGCCGGGCCGCGCCGGAGGTGACCCGGGTCGACGTCGAGGGCACCGTGGCACCGCCCCCGGTCGGCGGAAACCTCCTCCAGATCCAACCCACTCCCGGGTACGTCGCGGCCAGGCTCCCCGACCTGCCCTTGTCCGGCCTGGAATGCCCTGTACCCGGGGCGCGGCCATGA
- a CDS encoding nickel-dependent hydrogenase large subunit, which yields MTSTTRKAPERPGDGLIEMAWDPITRIVGSLGIYTKIDWANKTVAECYSTSSVFRGYSIFMKGKDPRDAHFITSRICGICGDNHATCSVYNQNMAYGVRPPHLAEWIINLGESAEYMFDHNIFQENLVGVDYCEKMVKETNPGVLALAENTASPHAAEHGYRTIADIMRSLNPLEGEFYREALQVSRMTREMFCLMEGRHVHPSTLYPGGVGTVATIQLFTDYLSRLMRYVEFMKKVVPMHDDLFDFFYQALPGYEEVGRRRVLLGCWGSLNDPEHCDFKYENMTNWGRKMFVTPGVVVDGRLVTTDLVDINLGIRILLGSSYYDDWVGREQFVTHDPLGNPVDPRHPWNQHTIPHPQKRDFGDNYSWVMSPRWFDGTDHLALDTGGGPIARLWSTALAGLVNIGGYVVSTGHSVQINLPRTMTKPEVSFEWKIPQWSNAIERNRARTYFQAYMAAAALHFVEKALVEIRAGRTDTWSPFTVPDEAVSVGFTEAVRGVLSHHMVIRDGKIANYHPYPPTPWNGSVRDSFGTPGPYEDAVQNTPIFEENTPENFKGIDIMRAVRSFDPCLPCGVHMYLGDGKTLQKMHSPTMMNAV from the coding sequence ATGACCAGTACCACGCGGAAGGCGCCCGAACGGCCCGGCGACGGTCTCATCGAGATGGCCTGGGACCCGATCACCCGGATCGTCGGCAGCCTCGGCATCTACACGAAGATCGACTGGGCGAACAAGACCGTCGCCGAGTGCTACAGCACCTCATCGGTGTTTAGGGGCTACAGCATCTTCATGAAGGGCAAGGATCCGCGCGACGCGCACTTCATCACGAGCCGGATCTGCGGCATCTGCGGGGACAACCACGCCACATGCTCGGTCTACAACCAGAACATGGCCTACGGGGTACGCCCGCCCCACCTCGCCGAGTGGATCATCAACCTGGGCGAGTCGGCCGAGTACATGTTCGACCACAACATCTTCCAGGAGAACCTGGTCGGCGTCGACTACTGCGAGAAGATGGTCAAGGAGACCAACCCGGGCGTCCTCGCGCTCGCAGAGAACACGGCCTCGCCGCACGCCGCCGAGCACGGCTACCGGACGATCGCCGACATCATGCGCTCGCTCAACCCGCTCGAGGGCGAGTTCTACCGCGAGGCGTTGCAGGTGTCGCGGATGACCCGGGAGATGTTCTGCCTGATGGAGGGCCGCCACGTGCACCCCTCCACCCTGTACCCGGGCGGCGTGGGCACCGTGGCCACCATCCAGCTGTTCACCGACTACCTGTCCCGGCTGATGCGCTACGTGGAGTTCATGAAGAAGGTCGTCCCCATGCACGACGACCTGTTCGACTTCTTCTACCAGGCGCTGCCCGGCTACGAGGAGGTCGGCCGCCGCCGGGTGCTCCTCGGCTGCTGGGGGAGCCTGAACGACCCGGAGCACTGCGACTTCAAGTACGAGAACATGACCAACTGGGGCCGGAAGATGTTCGTCACCCCCGGGGTCGTGGTCGACGGCAGGCTGGTGACCACCGATCTCGTGGACATCAACCTGGGCATCCGGATCCTGCTGGGCAGCTCCTACTACGACGACTGGGTCGGCCGCGAGCAGTTCGTCACCCACGACCCGCTGGGCAACCCGGTCGACCCCCGGCACCCGTGGAACCAGCACACCATCCCGCACCCGCAGAAGCGCGACTTCGGCGACAACTACAGCTGGGTGATGTCGCCGCGCTGGTTCGACGGCACCGACCACCTGGCCCTGGACACCGGCGGCGGTCCGATCGCCCGGCTGTGGTCCACGGCCCTGGCAGGCCTGGTGAACATCGGCGGGTACGTCGTGTCCACCGGGCACAGCGTGCAGATCAACCTGCCGAGGACCATGACCAAGCCCGAGGTCAGCTTCGAGTGGAAGATCCCGCAGTGGAGCAACGCCATCGAACGCAACCGGGCCCGGACGTACTTCCAGGCGTACATGGCCGCCGCCGCCCTGCACTTCGTCGAGAAGGCGCTGGTCGAGATCCGGGCCGGGCGCACCGACACCTGGTCGCCGTTCACCGTGCCCGACGAGGCGGTCAGCGTCGGCTTCACCGAGGCCGTGCGGGGCGTCCTGTCGCACCACATGGTCATCCGGGACGGGAAGATCGCCAACTACCACCCGTACCCGCCGACGCCGTGGAACGGCAGCGTGCGCGACTCGTTCGGCACGCCGGGGCCGTACGAGGACGCGGTGCAGAACACGCCGATCTTCGAGGAGAACACGCCGGAGAACTTCAAGGGCATCGACATCATGCGCGCCGTCCGCAGCTTCGACCCGTGCCTGCCCTGCGGAGTGCACATGTACCTCGGCGACGGCAAGACGCTACAGAAGATGCACTCGCCCACGATGATGAACGCCGTCTGA
- a CDS encoding hydrogenase expression protein HypE — protein sequence MATLTEDPVVHILWINAGLSCDGDSVALTAATQPSIEEIALSALPGLPKVAVHWPLIDYECGPETGADTFIEWFHKADRGELEPFVLVVEGSIPNEAIKDEGYWCGFGNNPATGQPMTTSEWLDRLAPKALVVLAVGTCATYGGIHAMAGNPTGAMGVPDYLGWEWTSKAGIPIVCVPGCPIQPDNLSETILYLLYQATGQAPMIPLDEHLRPRWLFGATVHEGCDRAGYYEQGQFATEYGSPKCIVKLGCWGPVVKCNVPKRGWINGIGGCPNVGGICIGCTMPGFPDKFMPFMDEPPGAKVSSKVSNVSGGMVRFLRGFTARTLDKEPHWRHTGPDLDTGYQRPKGSAR from the coding sequence ATGGCGACACTGACAGAGGACCCGGTCGTCCACATTCTGTGGATCAACGCCGGCCTGAGCTGCGACGGCGACTCGGTGGCCCTGACGGCGGCGACCCAGCCGAGCATCGAGGAGATCGCGCTCAGCGCGTTGCCGGGGCTGCCGAAAGTGGCGGTGCACTGGCCGCTCATCGACTACGAGTGCGGCCCGGAGACCGGCGCCGACACCTTCATCGAGTGGTTCCACAAGGCCGACCGGGGCGAGTTGGAGCCGTTCGTGCTGGTCGTCGAGGGGTCGATCCCCAACGAAGCGATCAAGGACGAGGGGTACTGGTGCGGCTTCGGCAACAACCCCGCCACCGGCCAGCCCATGACCACGAGCGAGTGGCTGGACCGCCTCGCCCCGAAGGCGCTGGTGGTCCTCGCGGTGGGCACCTGCGCGACGTACGGCGGCATCCACGCCATGGCCGGTAACCCGACCGGGGCGATGGGCGTGCCCGACTACCTCGGCTGGGAGTGGACGTCGAAGGCCGGCATCCCGATCGTGTGCGTGCCCGGCTGCCCGATCCAGCCCGACAACCTGTCCGAGACGATCCTCTACCTGCTCTACCAGGCCACCGGCCAGGCCCCGATGATCCCGCTGGACGAGCACCTTCGCCCGCGGTGGCTGTTCGGCGCGACCGTGCACGAGGGCTGCGACCGTGCCGGGTACTACGAGCAGGGCCAGTTCGCCACGGAGTACGGCTCCCCGAAGTGCATCGTCAAGCTCGGCTGCTGGGGCCCGGTCGTCAAGTGCAACGTGCCCAAACGCGGCTGGATCAACGGCATCGGCGGCTGCCCCAACGTGGGCGGGATCTGCATCGGCTGCACGATGCCGGGGTTCCCGGACAAGTTCATGCCGTTCATGGACGAGCCGCCGGGCGCGAAGGTGTCGTCGAAGGTCAGCAACGTCTCGGGCGGGATGGTGCGCTTCCTGCGCGGCTTCACGGCCCGCACCCTCGACAAGGAACCGCACTGGCGGCACACCGGCCCCGATCTCGACACCGGATACCAGCGTCCGAAAGGCAGCGCGCGATGA
- a CDS encoding D-sedoheptulose-7-phosphate isomerase, with protein MTSIEALYPFLYATSGDLQSVLAAVRQSTVDKTREITALRHALFARDGDRLLACAHDLAVAFATGARLLAFGNGGSCTDAQDVATLFMHPGGGRRPLPAIALTSDVAVVTALSNDVGFEVVFARQIAAFGRPGDIALGLSTSGNSENLVRAFDEAARRGLRTVGLAGGQGGVMAELDTIDHLFVVPSASVHRIQEAQTTLYHVLWQLVVDQLPARRDLPTHGDPGSRPAARVRHLPGGEV; from the coding sequence ATGACGTCGATCGAGGCCCTGTACCCGTTCCTGTACGCCACCAGCGGCGACCTGCAGTCCGTCCTCGCCGCCGTCCGGCAGTCGACGGTCGACAAGACCCGGGAGATCACGGCCCTGCGGCACGCCCTGTTCGCCCGCGACGGCGACCGGCTGCTCGCGTGCGCGCACGACCTGGCCGTGGCGTTCGCGACCGGCGCGCGGCTGCTCGCGTTCGGCAACGGCGGCAGCTGCACCGACGCCCAGGACGTGGCGACGCTGTTCATGCATCCGGGCGGCGGGCGCCGTCCCCTGCCGGCCATCGCTCTGACCAGCGACGTGGCCGTCGTGACCGCGCTGTCCAACGACGTCGGTTTCGAGGTGGTGTTCGCCCGGCAGATCGCGGCGTTCGGCCGGCCCGGTGACATCGCCCTGGGCCTGTCGACCAGCGGCAACTCCGAGAACCTGGTCCGGGCGTTCGACGAGGCGGCCCGGCGCGGGCTGCGCACCGTGGGCCTCGCCGGCGGGCAGGGCGGCGTGATGGCAGAGCTGGACACCATCGACCACCTTTTCGTGGTGCCGTCCGCCTCGGTGCACCGGATCCAGGAGGCCCAGACCACCCTCTACCACGTCCTGTGGCAGCTGGTCGTCGACCAGCTGCCCGCACGGCGCGACCTCCCCACGCACGGCGACCCGGGCTCCCGGCCCGCGGCGCGAGTACGACATCTCCCTGGGGGTGAGGTGTGA
- a CDS encoding HypC/HybG/HupF family hydrogenase formation chaperone: protein MNCHDDVCVTCSDQAVPVRIAELLDDGLALVDPGGGDLEEVSVALVTARVGDTVLVHAKEAIAVLPREDEAPARATDAVLAEQAATP, encoded by the coding sequence CGACGTCTGCGTCACGTGCTCCGACCAGGCGGTGCCGGTCCGGATCGCCGAGCTCCTCGACGACGGGCTGGCCCTGGTCGACCCGGGCGGCGGGGACCTGGAGGAGGTCAGCGTCGCCCTGGTCACCGCCAGGGTCGGCGACACCGTCCTGGTGCACGCGAAAGAGGCCATCGCGGTCCTCCCACGCGAGGACGAGGCCCCCGCGCGTGCGACCGACGCCGTCCTCGCCGAACAGGCGGCCACGCCATGA